The following proteins come from a genomic window of Kitasatospora sp. NBC_01246:
- a CDS encoding helix-turn-helix domain-containing protein, whose product MNGDRTDPVKSVKPGEPVTPVESGEPVAPVAGGDDVDEILAGIGPRLRALRRDRGLTLEALAETTGISVSTLSRLESGKRRPTLELLIPLARTHRVALDQLVAAPATGDPRLHLKPQHRERGNVLVPLTQYPGRVQVFKQVLAHREPKLVTHAGYEWLYVLAGGLRLILGEREFTLRPGEVAEFDTGEPHWFGPVDANAVEILHLFGPHGDQAVVRTGSARQAP is encoded by the coding sequence ATGAACGGCGACCGCACCGACCCCGTGAAGTCCGTGAAGCCCGGGGAGCCCGTGACGCCCGTGGAGTCCGGGGAGCCCGTCGCGCCGGTGGCCGGTGGCGACGACGTCGACGAGATCCTCGCCGGCATCGGGCCGCGGCTGCGGGCCCTGCGCCGCGACCGCGGGCTCACCCTGGAGGCCCTCGCGGAGACCACCGGGATCTCGGTGAGCACGCTGTCGCGCCTGGAGTCGGGCAAGCGGCGCCCGACCCTCGAACTGCTCATCCCGCTCGCGCGCACGCACCGGGTCGCCCTGGACCAGCTGGTCGCGGCCCCGGCGACCGGGGATCCGCGCCTGCACCTGAAGCCGCAGCACCGGGAGCGCGGCAACGTCCTGGTGCCGCTGACGCAGTACCCGGGCCGGGTCCAGGTGTTCAAGCAGGTGCTCGCCCACCGCGAGCCCAAGCTGGTGACCCACGCCGGTTACGAATGGCTGTACGTGCTCGCCGGCGGCCTCCGGCTCATTCTCGGCGAGCGCGAATTCACCCTCCGCCCGGGCGAGGTGGCCGAGTTCGACACAGGTGAGCCGCACTGGTTCGGCCCCGTCGACGCGAACGCGGTGGAGATCCTGCACCTGTTCGGCCCACACGGCGACCAGGCCGTCGTACGTACCGGGTCTGCCAGGCAGGCCCCTTGA